The following proteins are encoded in a genomic region of Montipora foliosa isolate CH-2021 chromosome 10, ASM3666993v2, whole genome shotgun sequence:
- the LOC137972493 gene encoding uncharacterized protein encodes MCKSGTEANKARYKNMKNRAKKVVTKAMKEVAERELRELSEHPNKVFKLVKSMKKDEKDVKGGRCMRGSNGRLSFSEKDRGKVRKEHMERIMNEENEWDQNVEEVVKAIREMKAGKAAGPSEVSVERIAASGEIRIGVMVEYQFTYALD; translated from the coding sequence ATGTGTAAAAGTGGAACTGAGGCGAACAAGGCCAGATACAAGAACATGAAGAATCGGGCAAAGAAGGTAGTCACGAAAGCAATGAAGGAGGTGGCTGAGCGGGAGCTGAGAGAGCTGAGTGAGCATCCAAACAAGGTGTTTAAGCTTGTGAAGTCAATGAAAAAGGATGAGAAAGATGTTAAGGGAGGAAGATGCATGAGAGGTAGCAATGGTAGGCTGAGTTTCAGTGAGAAAGATAGAGGGAAAGTCAGGAAAGAACATATGGAAAGAATTATGAATGAGGAGAATGAGTGGGATCAGAATGTGGAAGAAGTGGTGAAGGCAATAAGGGAAATGAAAGCGGGAAAGGCTGCTGGACCCTCGGAAGTAAGTGTTGAAAGGATAGCGGCAAGTGGGGAGATCAGGATAGGTGTGATGGTGGAATATCAGTTTACGTATGCCCTGGACTAA
- the LOC137972494 gene encoding uncharacterized protein, translating to MIARKPGHQPAQRLGWAALAYHKQKGATPCPGPCKHCLQNDGKPDEQLGVRVGTWNVGSMSGRGTEVCEELRKRRMDVCCLQEVRRRGQGVRFMGVKRRRYKLWYSGNSDGTGGVGVLVKEDLCEKVVEVRRKSNRVMTVVMTLEEKVFRKEEKRKVTYSAGENETEIDFVLVGKGNGKFLRDVKVIPGELQHRLVVTDLVKKKVKKVRGEKGSN from the exons ATGATAGCAAGAAAACCTGGGCACCAGCCAGCCCAAAGGCTGGGGTGGGCCGCACTTGCTTACCACAAACAGAAAGGTGCAACCCCTTGCCCTGGGCCGTGCAAGCACTGCTTGCAGAATGATGGGAAGCCTGATGAGCAGCTTGGGGTGAGGGTGGGGACTTGGAATGTAGGGAGTATGAGTGGGAGAGGTACAGAGGTGTGTGAGGAACTGAGGAAGAGGAGGATGGATGTGTGTTGTCTGCAAGAAGTGAGGCGGAGAGGACAAGGAGTGCGCTTTATGGGTGTGAAGCGTAGGAGATATAAGTTGTGGTACTCTGGGAATAGTGATGGTACGGGAGGTGTGGGAGTTTTGGTGAAGGAGGATCTGTGTGAGAAAGTTGTAGAGGTGCGAAGGAAGAGCAACAGAGTGATGACAGTAGTGATGACACTTGAGGAAAAAGTG TTCAGAAAAGAGGAGAAGAGGAAAGTGACGTACAGTGCAGGGGAAAATGAGACGGAGATTGACTTTGTACTGGTGGGAAAGGGAAATGGGAAGTTTCTGAGAGATGTGAAGGTCATCCCAGGTGAGCTTCAGCACAGGTTGGTGGTCACAGATCTGGTTAAGAAGAAGGTGAAGAAGGTACGTGGTGAGAAAGGAAGCAATTGA